A single region of the Oryzias latipes chromosome 21, ASM223467v1 genome encodes:
- the chmp2b gene encoding charged multivesicular body protein 2b yields MASLFKKKTVDDIIKEQSKELRGTQRQITRDRAALEKQEKQLELEIKKMAKSGNREACKILAKQLVQLRKQKNRTYAVSSKVTSMSTQTKVMNSQMKMAGAMSTTAKTMQAVNKKMDPQKTLKTMQDFQKENMKMGMTEDMINDTLDEIFDESGDEEESEDIVSQVLDEIGIEISGKMIKAPAAGKSVPGAASSSKQATISDDEIERQLRALGVD; encoded by the exons ATGGCTTCCCTTTTCAAGAAGAAGACTGTCGATG ACATCATTAAGGAACAGTCGAAGGAGCTGCGCGGTACTCAGAGGCAGATCACCAGAGACAGAGCTGCgctggaaaagcaagaaaaacaacTG GAGCTGGAGATCAAAAAGATGGCAAAAAGCGGTAACCGGGAAGCTTGCAAAATCCTCGCCAAGCAGTTAGTTCagctgaggaaacagaagaaccgGACGTACGCCGTCAGCTCCAAGGTGACCTCCATGTCCACCCAGACAAAGGTTATGAACTCTCAAATGAAGATGGCTGGTGCCATGTCCACCACCGCCAAG ACGATGCAAGCTGTGAATAAAAAGATGGATCCACAGAAGACCCTGAAGACCATGCAGGACTTCCAGAAGGAGAATATGAAGATGGGCATGACTGAGGACATGA TCAACGACACCCTAGATGAGATTTTTGATGAATCTGGTGATGAAGAAGAATCTGAGGACATTGTCAGTCAAGTTTTGGATGAGATTGGAATTGAGATCTCAGGAAAG atgatcAAGGCTCCAGCTGCAGGGAAGTCCGTCCCAGGCGCGGCGTCCTCCTCCAAACAAGCTACTATCTCTGACGATGAGATCGAGAGACAGCTGCGAGCTCTGGGAGTGGACTAA
- the pou1f1 gene encoding pituitary-specific positive transcription factor 1 → MACQAFGVDSFPQLAGDPPLPILMHHGSASDCLPAPSHTHSMVSAVSSGLSLGQTAKRSHMHLSTSSLSNALGNGPPSLHYPVTPCHYSNQQATYGMMAAQEMLSASISQTRILQTCGVPHPNIVNGANPLQGSLTPCIYKFPDHGLSSSSCALSHGFSSLPSTLLTADEAPGGTCGEVKADAQRKSMREPEDAPAMDSPQIRELEMFANDFKIRRIKLGYTQTNVGEALAAVHGSEFSQTTICRFENLQLSFKNACKLKAILAKWLDEAELAGALYNDKIGMNERKRKRRTTISLGAKEALERSFVEKSKPSSQEIARIAKSLHLEKEVVRVWFCNRRQREKRVKTSLNLSSCLTKISPNCITQMTKTQRPI, encoded by the exons ATGGCGTGCCAGGCATTCGGTGTGGATTCTTTCCCTCAGCTGGCAGGAGATCCACCTTTGCCAATCCTCATGCACCACGGCTCTGCCAGTGACTGCCTGCCAGCACCTTCCCACACACACAGCATGGTTTCTGCAG TGTCATCAGGTCTGTCTCTGGGTCAGACCGCCAAACGCTCCCACATGCACCTGTCCACTTCCTCCCTCAGCAATGCTCTTGGTAATGGACCCCCCAGCTTACATTACCCAGTCACCCCCTGTCACTACAGCAACCAGCAGGCCACCTATGGTATGATGGCAG CGCAGGAGATGCTATCAGCCAGCATATCTCAGACTCGCATCTTGCAGACCTGTGGTGTTCCCCATCCAAACATAGTGAATGGAGCTAATCCACTGCAAG GGTCATTGACTCCTTGCATTTATAAGTTCCCAGATCATGGGCTGAGCAGCAGTTCTTGTGCTTTGAGCCATGGCTTCTCCTCGCTGCCCTCTACTCTCCTCACAGCTGATGAGGCTCCAGGGGGCACTTGTGGTGAGGTGAAAGCTGATGCTCAAAGGAAGAGCATGAGAGAACCTGAGGATGCTCCTGCCATGGACTCCCCACAGATAAGAGAGCTGGAAATGTTTGCAAATGACTTCAAAATACGTAGGATAAAGCTTG GCTACACTCAGACTAATGTAGGCGAGGCTCTTGCAGCAGTGCACGGCTCAGAGTTCAGCCAGACCACAATCTGCCGCTTTGAAAATTTGCAGCTGAGCTTCAAGAACGCCTGCAAACTAAAGGCCATCCTGGCTAAATGGCTTGACGAAGCTGAGCTGGCTGGTG cCTTGTACAATGATAAAATAGGAATGAACGAGCGGAAACgaaaaagaagaacaacaaTTAG TCTTGGAGCAAAAGAGGCCCTGGAGCGCAGCTTTGTTGAGAAAAGTAAGCCGTCCTCCCAGGAAATAGCCCGGATAGCCAAAAGTCTCCATCTGGAAAAGGAAGTGGTCAGAGTTTGGTTCTGCAACAGACGCCAGCGTGAGAAACGGGTCAAAACAAGCCTCAACCTGAGTTCCTGTCTGACCAAAATCAGTCCAAACTGCATCACACAAATGACTAAAACACAAAGACCAATCTAA